A stretch of the bacterium BMS3Abin14 genome encodes the following:
- a CDS encoding transposase, with amino-acid sequence MDFLFDVVVLDDIGYVQQSREEMEVLFTFLSERYERRSLMITSNLVFSEWDRIFKDPMTTAAAIDRLVHHSTILELDNDSYRARQAKRHQDNRK; translated from the coding sequence ATGGACTTTCTCTTCGATGTGGTGGTGCTCGATGACATTGGTTACGTGCAGCAAAGCCGTGAGGAGATGGAGGTGCTGTTCACTTTCCTTTCTGAACGGTACGAACGGCGCAGCCTGATGATTACTTCCAACCTGGTCTTCAGTGAGTGGGACAGGATCTTTAAAGATCCCATGACCACTGCCGCCGCTATCGACCGCCTGGTTCACCACTCAACCATCCTTGAGCTGGACAACGACAGTTATCGGGCCAGGCAGGCAAAACGACATCAAGACAACAGAAAATAA
- the xerC_1 gene encoding tyrosine recombinase XerC, with protein sequence MVAIRILFSFIAREEPALLLQCQKIRTIPLKRTEHKMVEYLEEKEMQALLDTVNINSRTGVRDKALLLLLYNTGARVSEIVELKTDNMRLLGTAQVTLMGKGKKHRTCLLWPETAQALQTYLKLRVSKDPGWVFRSNLDTDSDANWTPVPFQTGQSFQRKLSTDSDGKLTTFWLAAGMGCRFCIDGNAALENLV encoded by the coding sequence TTGGTGGCCATTCGTATCCTCTTCAGCTTTATCGCCCGCGAGGAGCCTGCTCTGCTGCTCCAGTGTCAGAAGATCCGCACTATCCCCCTGAAACGAACTGAACACAAAATGGTCGAATATCTCGAAGAAAAAGAAATGCAGGCGTTGCTCGACACGGTGAATATCAACTCGCGTACCGGAGTGCGCGATAAAGCGTTACTTTTGCTGCTCTACAATACAGGGGCTCGCGTTAGCGAAATTGTGGAACTCAAAACGGACAACATGCGCCTTCTGGGAACCGCTCAGGTTACCCTCATGGGAAAAGGCAAAAAGCACCGGACTTGCCTTCTGTGGCCCGAAACAGCCCAGGCTCTGCAAACATATCTCAAACTTCGCGTCTCAAAAGATCCGGGGTGGGTATTCCGGAGCAACTTGGACACTGATTCCGACGCAAACTGGACACCTGTTCCGTTCCAAACTGGACAGTCATTCCAACGCAAATTGTCCACCGATTCCGACGGCAAACTGACCACTTTTTGGTTAGCTGCCGGAATGGGTTGTCGGTTTTGCATTGACGGCAATGCGGCGCTGGAGAACCTGGTGTAA